One genomic window of Bradyrhizobium sp. B124 includes the following:
- a CDS encoding ABC transporter permease — protein MARFVAMRLARALLTIAMVVTFAFVVLRASGDPARAMLSPEAPPVAIEAFRKAWGLDAPLWTQYARYLHEMVHGGLGQSMRDGRPAILVVTERIPVTLLLTVPALLVNLLLGIPAGVFAALKRGSLADRLLMAIAVAGFSVPSFVLGLVLVLAFAVELAWLPSGGAGSLRHMVLPVLTLGLGGAAVLARFTRSAMLEVLGQPYIRTGNAKGVPWSGVVIRHALPNAAIPVLTIVGFMVGNLIAGTVLVESVFSWPGLGSLLVVSVMSRDLAVVQCILLVVAAAMITTNVTVDLLYGLLDPRLRDMGPTGGA, from the coding sequence ATGGCGCGCTTCGTTGCGATGCGACTGGCACGTGCGCTGCTGACCATCGCCATGGTCGTCACCTTTGCCTTCGTCGTGCTGCGCGCCTCCGGCGACCCTGCGCGTGCGATGCTGTCGCCGGAAGCCCCCCCGGTCGCGATCGAGGCCTTTCGAAAGGCCTGGGGTCTGGATGCGCCCCTTTGGACGCAATATGCCAGATACCTCCATGAGATGGTCCATGGGGGTCTCGGCCAATCCATGCGCGACGGGAGACCTGCCATCTTGGTTGTTACCGAGCGCATTCCCGTCACGCTCTTGCTCACAGTGCCAGCGCTCCTGGTCAATCTCCTGCTCGGCATCCCGGCCGGTGTCTTTGCAGCCCTTAAGCGCGGCAGCCTTGCAGATCGTCTGCTCATGGCCATCGCCGTAGCTGGCTTCAGCGTGCCTTCCTTCGTACTTGGCCTCGTCCTCGTGCTGGCATTCGCGGTCGAGCTTGCCTGGCTGCCTTCGGGCGGGGCGGGGAGCTTGCGTCATATGGTGCTGCCTGTCCTTACACTTGGTCTCGGCGGCGCGGCCGTTCTTGCCCGCTTCACCCGCAGCGCCATGCTCGAGGTGCTCGGGCAGCCCTATATCCGCACGGGCAACGCCAAAGGTGTGCCGTGGTCTGGCGTCGTGATCCGGCACGCGCTGCCCAACGCGGCGATTCCGGTGCTGACGATTGTCGGATTCATGGTCGGCAACCTCATCGCAGGAACGGTGCTCGTTGAAAGCGTATTTTCCTGGCCCGGCCTCGGCAGCCTACTGGTTGTCTCGGTCATGAGCCGCGATCTCGCCGTGGTCCAGTGCATCCTGCTCGTCGTAGCGGCCGCTATGATTACCACCAATGTCACCGTCGATCTGCTCTATGGCCTGCTCGATCCACGTCTGCGCGATATGGGCCCGACTGGAGGAGCATGA
- a CDS encoding FAD-binding oxidoreductase — MSTLAAQPKQPPKHVVVIGAGAIGAVSAVELLRLGHRVTILDPKHPGGKHAASYGNSGWVSPSLVVPLSQPGLWRKIPRYLLNPVGPLSIRWRHLPRLAPWLVRFLWAGRTAARVERTALALKPLVADCHLRHDELAGEAGVADLFLRTGQLQVYRSRLDFEAEAFYWHLRRLTGCSWTEIDEAELRRQEPTLNPRYTFGVVLGGFVCVKPGAYVSALVRLAERRGALLRQGHALGFHVEGDHATAVKTDVGDIPCDEIVIAAGVRSKALAIAAGDCVSLVAERGYHVELVGLEPMPRNRVLLMDHRMTNTPSRYGLRVTGHVEIADVDTPADWRHAAVLRRFTLGAYGFDREPTETHSWMGERPSTPDGLPIIGRASKLGNVIHAFGHGHIGVAASPSTARAVVDLVEGRVPAFDLSPYSAQRFRLFGAVPHSSAAARADDAFAQLRASAGPASPKRRAEKRA; from the coding sequence ATGTCCACGCTTGCCGCCCAACCAAAACAGCCACCGAAGCATGTTGTCGTGATCGGAGCCGGCGCCATTGGCGCGGTGAGCGCTGTTGAACTGCTGCGCCTCGGCCATCGAGTCACGATTCTGGATCCGAAACATCCCGGCGGTAAGCACGCTGCGAGCTACGGCAATAGTGGCTGGGTCAGCCCAAGCCTGGTCGTGCCGCTGTCGCAACCCGGCCTCTGGCGCAAGATACCGCGATATCTGCTCAATCCCGTCGGTCCGCTCAGCATACGCTGGCGCCATCTACCGCGCCTCGCCCCCTGGCTCGTTCGTTTTCTTTGGGCAGGACGCACGGCCGCGCGCGTCGAGAGGACGGCGCTGGCGCTCAAGCCTCTGGTTGCCGACTGTCACCTTCGCCACGACGAATTAGCCGGCGAGGCCGGCGTCGCCGATCTCTTTCTACGCACCGGCCAGCTGCAGGTCTATCGTAGCCGCCTCGACTTTGAGGCTGAAGCGTTTTACTGGCATTTGCGCCGCCTGACGGGCTGCAGCTGGACCGAAATCGACGAGGCAGAACTGCGCCGGCAGGAGCCGACGCTCAACCCGCGCTATACCTTTGGTGTCGTGCTCGGCGGCTTTGTTTGCGTCAAACCCGGCGCCTATGTCAGTGCGCTCGTCCGCCTTGCCGAGCGCCGGGGCGCCTTGCTTCGGCAGGGGCACGCGCTTGGCTTTCACGTCGAGGGCGATCATGCCACTGCTGTGAAGACAGACGTCGGTGACATTCCTTGCGATGAGATAGTCATAGCCGCCGGCGTTCGCTCAAAGGCCCTGGCGATCGCTGCTGGTGATTGCGTCAGCCTCGTAGCTGAGCGCGGCTATCATGTCGAGCTCGTCGGTCTTGAACCCATGCCGCGCAACCGCGTGTTGCTGATGGACCACCGCATGACCAATACACCATCCCGGTATGGATTGCGCGTCACCGGCCATGTCGAGATTGCCGATGTCGACACCCCCGCCGATTGGCGCCACGCAGCGGTGCTGCGAAGGTTCACGCTGGGTGCCTATGGCTTCGACCGTGAGCCGACCGAGACGCATTCCTGGATGGGTGAGCGGCCGTCGACCCCGGACGGTTTGCCGATCATCGGCCGAGCCAGCAAGCTCGGCAACGTCATCCATGCCTTCGGACACGGCCATATCGGCGTCGCCGCCTCACCCAGCACCGCCCGTGCTGTTGTCGATCTGGTCGAAGGCCGTGTGCCGGCTTTCGATCTGTCTCCGTACTCAGCGCAGCGGTTCCGTCTTTTTGGCGCTGTCCCGCACTCTTCCGCCGCTGCACGAGCGGACGACGCATTCGCCCAATTAAGAGCAAGCGCCGGACCAGCGTCGCCCAAGCGCCGCGCCGAGAAAAGGGCATGA
- a CDS encoding ABC transporter ATP-binding protein, protein MTDAPNEPIIQISDLRVAFGAVPVLHGLDFNLRRGESVGMVGESGCGKSVTWLAALGLLPQHARISGSVRVAGEELLHAPAHRLDKVRGGRVAMIFQDPASALNPVHKVGDQVIEALRLHRGLERGAALAEARRLFDQVGIPDAARRLEAYPHEFSGGQNQRIMIAMALAGQPDVLVADEPTTALDVTIQAQILDLLQQIQRETGMALVLISHDLGIIGEICRRVLVLYAGRVVEEAPVDRLFAEPSHPYTRGLLEALPSLDAPRRRLAAIPGVVPNGADLPSGCPFAPRCELRFEKCSEAAVELTAVRDHDHHRSACLHVLGQPAIEEVVAA, encoded by the coding sequence ATGACGGATGCTCCCAACGAGCCGATCATCCAGATTTCCGATCTGCGCGTCGCATTCGGCGCTGTACCGGTGTTGCACGGCCTCGATTTCAACTTGCGGCGCGGCGAATCGGTGGGCATGGTCGGTGAAAGCGGCTGCGGAAAATCCGTAACATGGCTGGCGGCGCTCGGTCTCTTGCCGCAACACGCCAGAATATCAGGCAGCGTGCGGGTGGCCGGCGAGGAGCTCCTTCATGCGCCAGCTCATCGCCTCGACAAAGTTCGCGGCGGTCGTGTCGCCATGATCTTTCAAGATCCGGCAAGCGCGCTCAATCCGGTGCATAAAGTGGGCGACCAAGTCATCGAAGCCTTGCGGCTCCATCGCGGCTTGGAGCGGGGCGCTGCATTGGCCGAGGCGCGGCGCCTGTTCGATCAGGTCGGCATTCCGGACGCAGCGCGTCGGCTTGAAGCCTACCCGCACGAATTCTCCGGCGGTCAGAACCAACGCATCATGATTGCTATGGCGCTAGCCGGGCAGCCCGACGTTTTGGTCGCGGATGAACCGACAACTGCTCTGGACGTCACGATCCAGGCGCAGATCCTCGACCTGCTGCAGCAGATACAGCGCGAGACCGGCATGGCACTGGTTCTGATCTCGCATGATCTTGGCATCATCGGCGAGATCTGCCGGCGGGTGCTCGTCCTTTATGCGGGCAGGGTGGTCGAGGAAGCGCCGGTCGATCGCCTCTTTGCCGAGCCATCGCATCCTTATACGCGGGGCCTGCTGGAAGCGCTGCCGAGCCTGGATGCACCGCGGCGTAGGCTCGCTGCAATCCCGGGAGTTGTTCCGAATGGAGCTGACCTGCCGTCGGGCTGTCCTTTCGCGCCCCGATGCGAGCTACGCTTCGAGAAGTGCAGCGAAGCAGCCGTTGAGCTTACTGCCGTGCGTGATCATGACCATCACAGGAGCGCCTGCCTGCACGTTCTTGGTCAGCCGGCCATCGAAGAGGTTGTCGCCGCATGA
- a CDS encoding Crp/Fnr family transcriptional regulator: protein MIDRVPAVPEALDYSADTALKQRPGTRPLLHRPPAPRPTKQPFAKNVILKNVILARLSVQHLAAIAECLEPITLKERMVLQEPKRQVEHVYFIETGLVSLRVNAAGRLLETAIIGYRGAVGASFLRSRHLSTHQSVVVFPGSAHRIRVEDLRRVMKAHPEIREHLSKYVQALTFQCVQTGLCGVRHHREQRLASWLCLASDAVDACMLPVTHDYLSLALGMRRAEVTETLARFEEQGLIRKMRGVVQIDQHKSLGETACCCYKLVSGAYASPSVRPLIKEQTS from the coding sequence ATGATTGATCGCGTGCCCGCCGTCCCCGAAGCGCTTGACTATTCCGCAGATACAGCTCTCAAGCAGCGGCCCGGCACGCGGCCGTTGCTTCACCGGCCTCCTGCGCCACGTCCTACGAAGCAGCCCTTTGCGAAGAACGTGATCTTGAAGAACGTGATCCTGGCGCGTCTTTCCGTGCAACACCTCGCGGCAATAGCGGAGTGCCTTGAACCGATCACCTTGAAAGAGCGCATGGTTCTGCAAGAACCAAAACGGCAGGTCGAGCACGTCTACTTTATAGAGACGGGCCTCGTCTCGCTGAGAGTTAACGCCGCGGGACGCCTGCTTGAAACGGCAATCATAGGATATCGGGGCGCGGTTGGCGCTTCGTTTTTGAGGTCGAGACATCTTTCGACGCATCAATCGGTGGTGGTCTTCCCCGGAAGCGCCCACAGAATCCGGGTTGAGGATTTGCGTCGCGTGATGAAGGCGCATCCTGAGATCCGAGAACATCTGTCTAAGTACGTTCAAGCGCTCACATTTCAGTGCGTCCAGACAGGATTATGTGGGGTTCGGCATCATCGTGAACAACGGCTTGCGAGTTGGCTGTGTCTTGCGAGTGACGCTGTTGACGCCTGCATGCTGCCAGTTACCCATGATTATCTTTCCTTAGCACTGGGGATGCGCCGCGCCGAGGTAACGGAGACATTGGCCAGGTTCGAGGAGCAAGGGCTGATTCGCAAGATGCGCGGTGTCGTGCAGATCGATCAACACAAATCGCTCGGGGAAACCGCATGCTGTTGCTACAAGCTCGTCTCGGGTGCCTATGCCTCCCCATCGGTCCGCCCCCTCATCAAGGAACAGACGAGCTAG
- a CDS encoding DUF2285 domain-containing protein, translating to MTRWRPHAGFGWLESNSYRNIAHGFLGKHRIPDRGWKTNDLRSRTIRLVQMGLRLVRGGYRDKDDTS from the coding sequence ATGACGAGGTGGAGGCCTCATGCCGGTTTCGGGTGGCTGGAAAGCAACAGCTATCGCAACATCGCGCACGGCTTTCTGGGCAAGCACCGCATTCCCGATCGGGGTTGGAAAACAAACGATCTGCGCAGCCGGACCATTCGCCTGGTCCAGATGGGACTGCGTCTTGTGCGAGGCGGCTATCGTGATAAGGACGACACGTCCTGA
- a CDS encoding LysR family transcriptional regulator: MAAEYDEVPLNAIRAFVTIAREGSVTRAANALGTTQSSVSRYLAVLQGYLGTDLIERRGRRSELTEFGRVFANTVAEPLETICFTARRMRRRNRPDVNRIVVRTSLSTFAFSLLIPNLQAFSAEVGGVTVDVISSLSPPTSSDDFDILITRDLSVIEPADNWEIYNETLVCVGSPNHVAGKPLSIARSMPILNITSRPDILPTWLRAMNLRVKDIKSGARYDHNYLALPAVMTGKCLLVAPEIIVSDLVRGGALHVIPGSRTPSGMQYRAYAVDRSDNPEIARAFCRWVARLCKKTALPEAA; this comes from the coding sequence ATGGCCGCCGAATACGATGAAGTGCCCCTCAATGCAATCCGGGCATTTGTGACCATTGCGAGAGAAGGAAGCGTAACGCGAGCGGCTAATGCACTGGGAACAACACAGAGCTCGGTGAGCCGCTACCTGGCCGTGCTGCAGGGCTATCTCGGCACAGACCTCATCGAGCGACGAGGTCGGCGGAGCGAATTAACCGAGTTTGGAAGGGTATTTGCCAACACGGTCGCCGAACCACTCGAAACGATCTGCTTTACCGCGAGGAGAATGCGCCGGCGGAATCGTCCTGACGTCAATCGGATTGTGGTCCGCACGTCGCTTTCTACCTTCGCTTTCTCCCTTTTGATTCCAAATCTCCAAGCATTTTCCGCTGAGGTCGGCGGCGTCACTGTGGATGTCATTAGCTCGCTCTCTCCGCCGACATCTTCGGACGATTTCGATATCTTGATTACGCGCGACCTTTCCGTCATCGAACCGGCAGACAATTGGGAAATCTACAATGAGACCCTCGTTTGCGTAGGCTCTCCAAATCACGTCGCGGGAAAACCGCTCTCAATTGCTCGTTCAATGCCAATTCTGAACATCACATCCCGGCCCGATATACTGCCCACATGGCTGAGGGCGATGAACCTGAGGGTGAAAGATATAAAATCGGGAGCCCGATACGATCACAATTACCTTGCTCTGCCGGCCGTCATGACGGGAAAATGCCTACTGGTGGCGCCTGAAATCATTGTCAGCGATCTCGTGCGCGGAGGCGCGCTGCATGTGATACCGGGATCGCGCACGCCAAGTGGCATGCAGTATCGGGCCTACGCGGTCGATCGCAGCGACAATCCCGAAATTGCGCGTGCCTTCTGCCGATGGGTCGCGCGACTTTGCAAAAAGACTGCACTTCCGGAAGCTGCCTAA
- a CDS encoding isocitrate lyase/phosphoenolpyruvate mutase family protein encodes MAETGLVHIMAAHSPFSAILAEEAGFDGLWASGFELAALYGLADMSLISMTQHLDMLRAIAGRTRLPIVADIDTGYGNAINVIHAIREYERAGASAVVIEDKTFPKVTSLVANGRQELLRIEEFQGKIEAAVATKRDPDFLIIARTEALIAGVGEAEALHRANAYVAAGADMILIHSKKSDPSEIESFSRAWTGSVPLVIVPNAYPDLNAERVKALGNVCMMIYGNYGIRAAATCMQETFRRIIADGGVQNVHKDILPVDEIFRLQNMHEVRAAEARFLP; translated from the coding sequence ATGGCCGAGACCGGCCTTGTCCACATCATGGCCGCCCATAGCCCATTTTCTGCGATCCTGGCGGAGGAAGCTGGATTTGATGGCCTTTGGGCCTCTGGCTTCGAACTGGCAGCACTTTACGGGCTTGCAGACATGAGCCTGATCTCGATGACGCAGCATCTGGATATGCTACGGGCGATCGCCGGGCGCACGAGGCTGCCGATCGTTGCCGACATCGATACGGGCTATGGCAATGCGATCAACGTCATTCACGCCATCAGGGAATACGAGCGCGCCGGCGCCAGCGCAGTCGTCATCGAGGACAAGACCTTTCCGAAGGTGACGAGCCTTGTTGCGAATGGGCGCCAGGAACTACTGCGCATTGAGGAGTTCCAGGGCAAGATAGAGGCCGCTGTTGCGACAAAACGGGACCCGGATTTTCTCATCATCGCCCGCACCGAAGCCCTGATCGCGGGAGTTGGCGAGGCGGAAGCTCTGCATCGGGCGAACGCCTATGTGGCGGCTGGCGCCGACATGATCCTGATCCATTCGAAAAAGAGCGACCCTTCCGAAATCGAAAGCTTTTCGCGGGCCTGGACGGGATCGGTACCGCTGGTGATCGTGCCAAACGCCTACCCGGATCTCAATGCAGAGCGGGTCAAGGCACTCGGCAATGTCTGCATGATGATCTACGGCAACTACGGGATCCGCGCTGCGGCTACTTGCATGCAGGAGACCTTCCGTCGGATCATCGCCGATGGCGGCGTCCAGAACGTGCATAAGGATATTCTGCCAGTAGACGAGATTTTCAGGCTTCAGAACATGCACGAGGTCAGGGCCGCTGAAGCTCGCTTCCTTCCCTGA
- a CDS encoding oligopeptide/dipeptide ABC transporter ATP-binding protein — translation MAPPLLQANGLVRRYRMRRGLFRQPLYVEAVNGLSLSLTTGETLGLVGESGCGKSTTGRMLAGLERPDAGTIAFCGEAMPPENHVRWRRLRARIQMMFQDPLGALDRRLTIATQIAEPLDIHRIGSNSERVDRVHALLADVGLRPDHGTRYPHELSGGQRQRAVLARALASDPDLIICDEPVSALDISIQAQVVNLLTDLKERRRMAMIFISHDLRVVRQISDRIAVMYLGAIVEQGLPDQVLRDPLHPYSQALVAAVPWPGRRRDRTVLRGDPPNPAARPSGCAFHPRCPAAHSVCSQIAPELAFIGEGRQVACHLFNGIGQQCKVAV, via the coding sequence ATGGCACCGCCGCTCCTGCAGGCCAACGGGCTCGTCCGTCGCTATCGCATGCGAAGGGGCTTGTTCCGCCAGCCTTTGTATGTGGAGGCTGTCAACGGCCTCTCACTGTCGTTGACAACCGGCGAGACGCTCGGACTTGTTGGAGAATCCGGTTGCGGCAAGTCCACGACCGGCCGCATGCTTGCCGGCTTGGAGCGGCCGGATGCCGGCACGATTGCCTTTTGCGGCGAAGCGATGCCGCCCGAAAATCATGTCCGTTGGCGTCGCCTCAGAGCACGCATCCAGATGATGTTCCAGGATCCGCTTGGAGCGCTCGACCGTCGTCTGACGATTGCCACTCAAATCGCAGAGCCGCTCGATATTCATCGGATCGGCAGCAACAGCGAAAGGGTCGATCGGGTCCATGCACTGCTCGCCGATGTCGGTCTGAGACCCGATCACGGGACGCGCTATCCACACGAGCTCTCCGGCGGGCAGCGACAGCGTGCTGTTTTGGCGCGCGCACTCGCGAGCGATCCAGACCTCATCATCTGTGACGAGCCGGTCTCAGCACTTGATATTTCGATCCAGGCGCAAGTGGTCAACCTCCTTACCGACCTGAAGGAGCGGCGGCGCATGGCCATGATCTTCATCAGTCATGATCTACGTGTCGTGCGGCAGATCAGTGATCGTATCGCCGTGATGTATCTCGGCGCGATTGTGGAACAAGGTTTGCCTGACCAGGTGCTACGAGACCCTCTGCATCCCTATTCGCAGGCGCTCGTCGCCGCAGTGCCCTGGCCGGGGCGTCGTCGCGACCGTACGGTTCTAAGAGGCGATCCGCCCAATCCGGCTGCACGGCCGAGCGGTTGCGCCTTTCACCCGCGCTGTCCAGCCGCACATTCTGTCTGCAGCCAGATCGCGCCCGAACTTGCCTTTATCGGAGAGGGGCGACAGGTCGCCTGCCACTTGTTCAATGGCATCGGGCAGCAATGCAAGGTGGCGGTATGA
- a CDS encoding ABC transporter substrate-binding protein, with protein MNGIDLSRRRALAGVLAAGMFASMGAQGTESNAKPATRRRLKVGMSGYPRTFDPAVATDTAIRRIMPQLFDTLIGFDHARGMALRPALAEHWERIDAQSLRVVLRKGATFHDGSPLTAEDVAFSLGPDHLLGPGRSGMTEALQSLDRLDRVEVIDPYTVVIHAKGGDALLEQRLAAWGAEVVSKRAFTAAGSWDRWTAFPVGSGPYKLVNHKLDVHVSLSANDAYWGGRPPFESIEYRIIPELAARMNGLLAGELDLITDVPPDQFAAIIKRADLEVSGGPVQNIRSLVFDKTGPVLKNPLIRRAMSLAIDRKLLIETLWDNLLPIPNGYQLPSYGQGYIEEFPQPAYDPEKARALLAEAGYKGEQITYRLVNNYYPNQISGAQAMIEMWRAVGLNVKIQMMESFAQIEERPVHAIYDHSNTALFPDHLGHPWREYGPNGYLPKLVGVWENEEYFALGMKLQDIVEPDKRRPIIRRMLEIITEVDPPCAVLHVSGQFYGKRRDLPWLPGLTLDLNFGPSNQTVNRI; from the coding sequence ATGAACGGTATCGATCTGTCGCGACGGCGGGCCCTTGCTGGCGTCCTGGCCGCTGGCATGTTTGCCAGCATGGGTGCGCAGGGTACCGAGAGCAACGCGAAGCCTGCGACACGCCGGCGGCTGAAGGTCGGCATGTCCGGATATCCGCGCACGTTCGACCCAGCTGTCGCGACCGATACCGCGATACGACGGATCATGCCGCAGCTTTTCGATACGCTCATCGGCTTCGACCACGCTCGTGGCATGGCGCTGCGGCCTGCTTTGGCGGAACACTGGGAACGAATCGATGCGCAGTCGCTGCGGGTTGTCTTGCGCAAAGGCGCGACTTTTCACGACGGATCGCCGCTGACCGCCGAAGATGTTGCCTTCAGCCTGGGTCCAGATCATCTGTTGGGGCCCGGTCGCAGCGGAATGACTGAGGCGCTGCAGTCGCTCGATCGGCTGGATCGGGTCGAGGTCATCGATCCCTACACAGTCGTCATTCATGCCAAGGGTGGGGACGCCCTCCTCGAACAGCGCCTTGCTGCCTGGGGAGCGGAAGTTGTCAGCAAGCGCGCCTTCACGGCGGCGGGCTCCTGGGATCGATGGACAGCATTCCCTGTGGGAAGCGGCCCCTATAAGCTCGTCAATCACAAGCTCGACGTCCACGTCAGCCTTTCCGCGAACGATGCCTATTGGGGCGGACGGCCGCCATTCGAAAGCATCGAATACCGCATCATCCCCGAGCTTGCCGCGCGTATGAATGGGTTACTTGCCGGCGAGCTTGATCTTATCACCGACGTTCCACCAGACCAGTTTGCCGCAATCATCAAGCGAGCTGACCTCGAAGTCTCGGGCGGTCCCGTGCAGAACATCCGCAGCCTTGTTTTTGACAAGACCGGACCGGTGCTGAAGAATCCTCTCATTCGGCGCGCAATGAGCCTGGCAATTGACCGCAAACTGTTGATCGAGACCCTCTGGGACAACTTGCTGCCAATCCCGAACGGTTATCAGCTGCCAAGCTACGGCCAGGGTTACATTGAGGAGTTTCCGCAGCCGGCCTACGACCCGGAAAAAGCCAGGGCGCTGCTTGCGGAGGCCGGCTACAAGGGCGAACAGATCACCTATCGATTGGTCAACAATTACTATCCCAATCAGATCTCGGGCGCGCAGGCCATGATCGAGATGTGGCGGGCGGTCGGTCTGAACGTGAAGATCCAGATGATGGAAAGCTTCGCCCAGATCGAAGAGAGGCCCGTCCATGCAATTTACGACCACTCGAACACCGCATTGTTCCCTGATCATCTCGGCCATCCTTGGCGCGAGTACGGGCCAAACGGCTATCTGCCCAAGCTGGTTGGCGTGTGGGAGAACGAGGAGTACTTCGCCCTCGGCATGAAGCTGCAGGATATTGTCGAGCCCGACAAGCGTCGACCGATCATTCGCCGCATGCTCGAGATCATCACCGAGGTTGACCCGCCTTGCGCGGTACTGCACGTGTCGGGCCAATTCTATGGCAAACGCCGCGATCTGCCGTGGTTGCCGGGACTGACGCTTGATTTGAACTTCGGTCCGTCCAACCAAACCGTAAACAGGATCTGA
- a CDS encoding Lrp/AsnC family transcriptional regulator, producing the protein MQYDRIDARILEIVQKNNRLTSDVIGEMAGLSPTACQRRLKRLRSEGIIQADVSIVSPKAVGRPIQVLALVTLERESADIIDRFKKAIRSSVDVVNGFYVTGDADFVLYITAPTLEEYEQFTRRFFYENRDIKGFKTMVILDRVKVGFAIPVELPSGD; encoded by the coding sequence ATGCAATATGATCGGATAGATGCCCGCATCCTCGAGATCGTGCAAAAGAACAACCGTCTAACTTCAGATGTGATCGGCGAGATGGCCGGGCTTTCTCCTACCGCGTGCCAACGACGATTGAAGAGGCTCCGCTCGGAAGGCATCATCCAGGCGGATGTGTCGATTGTATCGCCGAAGGCGGTCGGAAGACCTATTCAAGTGCTTGCGCTAGTGACGTTGGAACGGGAAAGTGCCGATATCATCGATAGGTTCAAGAAAGCTATCAGATCGTCAGTCGACGTCGTCAATGGCTTCTACGTCACGGGCGATGCCGACTTCGTCCTGTACATTACCGCGCCGACCCTGGAGGAGTACGAGCAGTTCACCCGGCGCTTCTTCTATGAAAATCGCGACATCAAGGGCTTCAAGACGATGGTCATATTGGATCGCGTAAAGGTAGGCTTCGCTATTCCAGTTGAGCTTCCTTCGGGCGATTGA
- a CDS encoding ABC transporter permease, whose translation MTKRLGWSRDRAVPVAMVWLALMLAIAIFADRLAPYDYAALDLRHRLAAPAGFGGGSAHLLGSDELGRDVLSRLLISIRMSLLIAFGATLIAASLGTMLGFLAAHFRGWSEHVILAGVDFQASMPFLILALAVLAFFGNSLPLFVALLGLHGWERYARLTRALAMSADAQGYVKAVRQLGAGPWRLYLRHVLPNIASTLIVTMTFAFPDIILLESGLSFLGLGVQPPLTSLGNMVGYGRDYLTRSPWILVLPSLVISLTTLSVSLVGDWMRDRIDKTIS comes from the coding sequence ATGACCAAGCGATTGGGGTGGTCGCGAGATCGCGCGGTGCCGGTAGCCATGGTTTGGCTCGCTCTCATGCTTGCAATAGCCATCTTCGCCGATCGCCTAGCTCCCTATGACTACGCGGCGCTCGATCTGCGTCATCGGCTTGCCGCGCCGGCCGGTTTTGGTGGTGGTTCCGCGCATCTCCTCGGTTCGGACGAACTCGGCCGGGACGTGCTTTCGCGGCTGCTCATATCCATCCGCATGAGCCTCCTCATCGCGTTCGGAGCCACTTTGATAGCAGCCTCCCTCGGCACCATGCTTGGCTTTCTGGCTGCCCATTTCCGGGGCTGGAGCGAACATGTGATCCTCGCGGGCGTCGACTTTCAGGCAAGTATGCCATTTCTGATTCTCGCGCTGGCGGTGCTGGCCTTTTTTGGTAATTCCCTGCCGCTGTTCGTCGCTCTGCTCGGCCTCCATGGCTGGGAGCGCTATGCCCGCCTCACGCGTGCACTTGCAATGAGCGCGGATGCTCAAGGGTATGTGAAAGCTGTACGCCAGCTCGGTGCAGGCCCATGGCGCCTCTATCTGCGCCATGTCCTGCCGAACATCGCCTCCACCTTGATCGTGACCATGACGTTCGCCTTTCCCGACATCATCTTGCTCGAGAGCGGTCTGAGTTTCCTGGGACTTGGCGTGCAGCCGCCGCTCACCTCGCTCGGAAACATGGTCGGCTACGGTCGCGACTATCTCACCCGCTCGCCCTGGATCCTCGTACTGCCCTCGCTCGTGATTTCGCTTACGACGCTCTCCGTCTCGCTCGTCGGCGACTGGATGCGCGATCGGATCGACAAGACGATATCGTGA